Proteins from a genomic interval of Anolis sagrei isolate rAnoSag1 chromosome 1, rAnoSag1.mat, whole genome shotgun sequence:
- the SLC35C1 gene encoding GDP-fucose transporter 1, which yields MNRVQLKRSAILKMALGGGGGGSSEALLPPEEPVGMEGEGEGGREPPFLLRALRIATVVSLYWFTSITMVFLNKYLLGSPSLGLDAPLFVTFFQCLVTVLLCKAMGLLAGLCPRGCLDFPSIRLDLKVSRSVLPLSVVFIGMITFNNLCLKHVGVAFYNVGRSLTTVFNVMLSYLLLKQTTSLPALLACGAIIGGFWLGIDQEGAEGTLSWSGIIFGILASLCVSLNAIYTKKVLPAVDGSIWRLTFYNNLNACVLFLPFILLSNDYYTIYYFDKLGSSTFWGMMTLSGVFGFAIGYVTGLQIKFTSPLTHNVSGTAKACAQTVLAVCYYEETKSFLWWTSNMMVLGGSFAYTWVKGVEMKKVQAEPPPKANEKNDAGV from the exons ATGAACAGGGTCCAGCTGAAGCGCTCCGCCATCCTGAAGATGGCCCtgggtggcggcggcggcggctcgTCGGAGGCCTTGCTCCCGCCGGAGGAGCCCGTTGGCATGGAGGGGGAGGGCGAGGGCGGGCGAGAGCCTCCCTTCCTCCTGCGGGCGCTGCGGATCGCCACGGTGGTGTCTCTGTACTGGTTCACCTCCATCACGATGGTCTTCCTGAACAAGTACCTGCTGGGCAGCCCCTCGCTGGGCCTGGACGCGCCGCTCTTCGTCACCTTCTTCCAGTGCCTGGTGACGGTGCTGCTGTGCAAGGCGATGGGCCTGCTGGCCGGCCTCTGCCCGCGCGGCTGCCTCGACTTCCCCTCCATCCGCCTGGACCTCAAGGTCTCCCGCAGCGTCCTGCCCCTCTCCGTGGTCTTCATCGGCATGATCACCTTCAACAACCTCTGCCTCAAGCACGTCGGCGTGGCCTTCTACAACGTGGGCCGCTCCCTCACCACCGTCTTCAACGTCATGCTCTCCTACCTGCTCCTCAAGCAGACCACCTCCCTCCCGGCCCTCCTGGCCTGCGGGGCCATCATCG GTGGCTTCTGGCTTGGTATAGATCAGGAAGGAGCAGAAGGGACTCTGTCCTGGTCTGGCATAATTTTTGGAATCCTAGCCAGTCTCTGCGTCTCACTCAATGCTATCTACACTAAAAAGGTCCTACCTGCTGTGGATGGCAGCATCTGGCGCCTGACGTTCTACAACAACCTCAACGCCTGTGTCTTGTTCTTGCCGTTCATATTGCTCTCTAACGACTATTATACCATCTACTACTTTGATAAACTGGGGAGCTCCACCTTTTGGGGCATGATGACCCTTAGTGGGGTGTTTGGTTTTGCCATTGGCTATGTGACAGGACTCCAAATCAAATTTACTAGCCCTCTCACGCACAACGTATCTGGGACAGCTAAAGCATGTGCCCAGACAGTGCTAGCCGTCTGCTATTATGAAGAAACAAAGAGCTTCTTGTGGTGGACTAGTAATATGATGGTTCTAGGTGGCTCCTTTGCATATACGTGGGTGAAAGGGGTGGAGATGAAGAAGGTGCAGGCAGAACCTCCTCCCAaagcaaatgaaaaaaatgatgCTGGCGTCTAA